TCGCTGCACGCACGGCTGACCCCGCAGACGCGCGGGCTGATCGGCGCCCGCGAACTGGCCCTGCTCCCCGAGGGGGCGGTGGTGGTCAACTGCGCGCGCGGAGCGCTCCTGGACGAGGGCGCGCTCTGCGACGCACTCACGTCGGGTCGCCTCGCCGCGGCCGCCCTCGACGTGTTCGCCGAGGAACCCCCGCCGGCCGAATCGCCGTTGAGGACCGCGCCCCGGCTCGTCATGACACCCCATCTGGCGGGCGCCAACACCTCGGTCGCCCACAACGCGGCACGGATCGCGGCCGCCGAAGTCGGCAGATTCCTGCGCGGCGAACCCCTCGCGCATCGCGTGGTCTGACGGTTCACTGGCGGCGCAGGGCGCAGGGCAACAGCGGAGAGGAGTCACAGTGTTCATCGGACTGGACATGGGAACCTCGGTCGCCAAGGCGGTGGCCTTCGGCGAGGACGGCGAGGCGCTGCGGGAGAAATCGACGCCGATCTCCCTCGCCGGACAGGGAAGCCAGGTGGAACAGGACGTCGAAGAGGTGGTCCGCGCGGCCACCGGCGTCCTGGCAGAGGTCGCCGACGGCCGCACACCGGACCTGGTCGCCGTCACCGGGCAGGGTGACGGCCTGTGGCTCGTCGACGCCCAGGGGTGGCCGGTGCGCCCCGCCCTGTCGTGGATGGACGGCCGGGCGGGCGACCTCGTCGAGGGGTGGATGGCCGACGGCACCGCCGAGGAGATGTACCGCCGTACGGGGAACGTGCTCTTCCCCGGCTCGCCCGGACCCCTCCTGGCCTGGCTCGACCGCAACGAACCCAAGTCCCTCGACCTCGCCTCAACAGCCGCCGCCTGCAAGGACGTTGTCCAGCTCCGCCTGACCGGCGAGCGCGCCACCGACCTCTCCGACGCCTCGGTCCCCTTCCTCGACCCGCGCACCCGCACCTACGACCAGGGGGCCCTCGACGCCCTCGGCGTCGGCCACCGCGCCGGACTTCTGCCGCCCATATCCGGGTCGCTTCCGCTCGGACAGACGCACGGGCGCGTGCCCGGCCTCGCCCCCGGGACCCCGGTCACCTCGGGACCGTACGACCTCCCGGCCTGTGCGATCGGCGCCGGAGTGACCGAGCCGGGCGACGGGCTGCTCACCGTCGGTACGACGCTGGCGTGCCAAGTCGTCGTGGAGCACGTCGCGTTCGACGAGGACCCCGTCGGATTCCATCTCGCCCTGGCCCGCCCTGACCGCCATATGCGGGCGCTCCCCGCGATGACCGGGACCGTCGCCCTCGAATGGGCCCTGGACATGACCGGTACCTCGCACGACCAGCTCGCCGGGATCCTCGCCGAGAGCCCGCGCGGGGCCCGGGGCGTCGCCGCACTGCCGTATCTGTCGCCCTCGGGCGAACGCGTCCCGTTCGTCGACCCCGCGGCGCGCGCGGAGTTCACCGGAATCGATCTGCGGGCATCGCGCGCCGACCTGGTCCGCGCGATGTGCGAGGCCGTCGCGTTCGCGGCCCGCCACTGCCTGGACGCCGCGGGACTCACCGGCGCACTGGCCGTCTGCGGCGGCGGTACGCGCTCGCTCGCCTGGCTGCGCCTGTTCGCCGACGTCCTGGGCCGCCCGCTGCGCGTCGCACGCGGGCCCGAACCGGGCGCCCGCGGTGCCGTACTGGCGGGGATCGCCGCACACGGCAAGGCGCTGGGACACGAACTGGACGCCGCCGCGTGGACAGCACCCGACGCCGTCGTCGACCCCGACCCGGAAGGTGTCACCTTCTACGAACAGGCCTACGCCGACTACGAGTTCAGGGTCGCCAGCGCCCGCGCCCGCTGGCACGGAACACGGCACTCGGGCTGATCACTCCGGGGCGGCGTACAGCCGGACGGGCCCCATCAGTCCGGTGACGCGCTGCCCCGGGAAGACGAAATGGGTCGGGCTGGTGTCGTCCAGATGCGGGGCGAGCGTCCCGTACACGGTGATCTCCACCAGGTTGGGGCCGGGACGGAACAGCCCGCTCACGTCGAAGTCGTACGGGGAACACACCCGTACGCCCGCGGCCACGCCTCCCACCCGCACCTCCGCCGTCCCCCGCACCCGCCCGAGCGCGAGCCGCACGCACCGCTGCCCCCGCGCCACCTCCACCACACGGCTGTAGCGCACCCCGCCGCTGTACCCGGCAAGGCCCTGGTCCTCCCAGTCGCCCGTACGGATCCGGCCCGCCCCCACCGTGCACCGCAGCGGCCCCGCCAGCGCGGCACCACCCTCGCGGCCGGGGCGGGCGGCGATGCGCAGGGCGGCGGACCGCGGGCCTGTCGGCCCGTCGCCGGACAGATCGACGGTGACGGTGGATACGCCGCCGGGGCCCGGCACAGTGGTCGCCGCCCGCTGCCGGCCCTCGACGAAAACGGCTGTGTCCCCGTGCGTCCGAACCGACAACTGGCCTGTGCCCGGCGGCAGTTGGCACTCCATCCACTGCCCGGAAGGCCGGGTCCCGGGGGCGGCGAAGACGACCGGCACCACCGTGCCGTCAACGGCCTCCGGGTCCAGCCACGCGGCACCCGGCAGCGGATGCGGCCTCCGCCACAGATGCAACGCCGCCGGATCACCGGCCGGCTCGCGCCGCACCGCCACCCGCGCTCCCGCCCCGTCCCGCCAGTGGCCGTCGCTGTGCAGCGCCCCGAGCCGCCCACCGTCCGGACCGTGGAAGACGGCGTCCACCAGGACACCCCTCGGGTCCCCCGTCTCCACCGAGATCGCGTTGTCCCCGATCCGCAGCGCCCCCGCGACCTCATGTCGCCGTACCCGAGGGACCGCATGGTCGGCGTACGGGTCGAACCCGCCCTGTCTGCCCACCACTTCACCGTTGACGCGCAGCACGCACGGCCCGAAGGAGGCCACCTGGACGACGGCCCGCGCAGGGAGAGCGGTCAGCGCCACGGCCGTTCCGACGCGGTCCCCGACGATCCACTCCGGGCGGCGGCAGCGCTCGGCATCGCGCACCAGCGCCACATGTCCGCGCAGATCGATGTCCTGATCGGGGACCAGGTCCAGCTCCAGAAGGTGCCGCCCCGCCTCCAGACGTACGGCACCCAGCGCAAGATGCCCCCCGTCGTCCAGGTCCACCACCACGCCGTCCAGCCGTACGGTCTTCGCCGCGCCCGCCCCGACCATGAGCGCACCGTCGAAGGGATCCGCGACCAGCAGCTCGGTCCGCACCCGCGCCACCGCCCCTGCGGCCGTCGGCCCGATGTGCAGGAACTCCTCGGGCACATGCCCCTTGGGCCCCAGCACCGCACGGTGCACCGGATCCTTGTGAATGCCCCGCGAGTCCGACCACTCCAGCACCGACCGCACCTCGCCCGCCCGGTCGACCAGGACCGCGCGCGGCCCGAACGTGGCATGCACCGGCGCCTTCTCCCCGTCGCGGAACGCATGGCGCTCCAGGACGGCCGCGGACCCGGGAGGACCGGTCACGGGCCGCGCGAAATCGCCCCAGGTGTTGTCCAGCGTCGGTACGAGTGCCATCTCCCACGCCGCGTCCGCCGCGATCTCCGCGGCGAGTTCCGTCGCGGACGCGACCTCGTGCGCTTCCGGCAGCGGCTGTACGGGGAAGACCACCAGTGCCGCGGGACCGGCGTCGAACGGCACCTCGACCGCCCCGTCCCGTACGGGCAGGACACGGGGCGGGCCCCCGAACGGGTCGAGCAGCACCGCGGATCCCCGCGTCCCGCGAACCTCCAGCCGCGCCGTGCGCGCGTACCGGCCGGGGTCGAAGTCGTAGCGCGCGTCGAGCCAGCCCAGCGCGGCCCCCCGGGCGTCGGGAGCGGCCACCGACGCCTGCGTCGCGCGCGGCGAGGCGGCGGTCAGGAACACCACGGTGGCGCCCTCGACCCGGCGCACCAACGCGGGCACCGAGGCGGAGACGACTGGTGGAGTCCGGTCCAGCGCCTCCGCCAGGTCGTCCGCCGTACGGACGAAGACGGCCCGACCGTCGTCGAAGCAGGCCCTCAACTCGCCCAGGACCAGGGCACCTTCGGCTCCCAGCACCGTGCGGGGAAGTTCCCCCACCGCGACCACGTGTCCGCCCGCCGCCGCGAACTCCACCAGCCGCCGCGCGGTGTCCTGTTCGAGCACCGTGCACGCGGGCAGGACGACCGCCGCGTACGCCTCGTCCGCGACCCGCAGCCGCACCTCGCCGCCGGTGGAGTCGACCCGCGCCCGCACGAGCGACGCGTCGTCGACGACATCCGCGTCGAGACCGGCCCGGTCCAGGACCCCGGGCCGCGTCCGGAACCAGGTCATGTCGCCGACGAGGTCGAGATACGTGTCCTGTGCGCGCTCCGCGTCCCCCGACACCCCGTCGAGCGCGGTCCCGGCCTGCGCGGTGGCGGTGGGGAGCAGGACCGCGATGTCGCACACATGGCTGCCCAGGCTCAGTACCGCGCACAGCCGGGTCACCGCGTCGGCAAAGACACGGTGGTGTGCCCAGTAGGGCTGGCGCCAGTCGGTGCCGGGCGGCGCCCATTCCCACCAGCCGCCCTTGGTCGTGTAGTAGACGGCGTGGGGGTTGTAGAGGGTCGCTCCGGCGCGCAGCCAGGGCAGGAGCCAGTCGTACGTCTCCTCCAGGGTTCCGCCCCAGCCGGTCGAGTGGAACGCCTCGATCCAGGTGCGGGGGCGGCCGTAGAGATGGGCGAGCGAGGAGTGGATCCGGGCGTCGCCGTGGTGGTCGCTGCCGGGGGCGGAGAACCAGCGGTGGGTCCGGGCGTAGTCGGCGTAGAGCTGCACTCCGGCGACGGGGTGACCGGCGCGGGCCGGGTCCTGCTGGTCGCATCCGACGGTCAGGCCGTGGCCCTCGTGCCAGGCGGCGAGCGGCTGGAAGAACGCCTCCTCGGCGAGTTCGGCGCGGGTGAGGTGGTAGTCGTGGCGGATGCGGGCGGTGTCCGGACGGGTGCTGTCGGCGTACAACGCGTCGAGGTGCGGGGTGAGTTCGTAGCCCCGCCGTGCGGCGAAGGCCTCGGCGAACCCGGCCGACCAGGTGGGCAGTGACGGCAGTTCGTCCTGGAACGAGCCGACGACGACCGTGCCGAGCCGGTGGCCGAGCCGCCGCTCGAAGGCGCCGTGCACCTGGTCGAGGAGGGCCGCGCAGGCCGCCCGGCCGAGGTAGTCGAAGCCGAGGGCGGTGTGGTGATGGAGTGTGAGGCGCCATCGCCCCGGTCCCGGCGCCCGTATCTCCCCGCCCTCCACGGCCACTTGGACCGAAGGCCCCCGGCGCCTGTCCTTCGCGTCGACCGGTTCGGCGTGGCCTGCGAGCGCCTGTCCTTCCGCAGGGCAGCGCAGGGCGCCGCCGTCCTCGACCACCGTACGTACCCGCTCCAGCCTGCGGCCCGCGAAGGCGGGGGAGTCGTCCACGAGACGGGCCTGGAGGTCGGCTCCGGAGAAACCGAGCTGATCGTAGAACCAGAGACTGACGCCGAGTTCCTCCGCGTCCTCGCACACGCCGTCGAGGAGCACCCACCACGCGTCGGACATGAACGGCGGGTCGTCGGCGTCGGAGCCGAACAGCGGGCCCGAGGGTGCGAGGTTGAGCAGGACCAGGTTGAACACCCCGCCCTGGACGAAGCGTTGGAGCTGGTCGCGCAGCCGGGCCCGGTCGAGGCGCTCCCCGCTCCACCACCAGATCGCGGTGGGGGAGAACGCGCGGGGAGGCAGGGCGAGTACGGTCGCGATGCTCTGAGGTATGCCCTCCACGGTGTTCAGCCCTTGAGCCCGCCGGCGAAGCCCTTGATCACATAGCGCTGCAGCAGCAGGAAGATCACGAGCATGGGCAGCGCGGCCAGGGCCAGTCCGGCGAAGACGAGACCGTAGTCGGAGACGTACTGGCCGACGAAGGAGAAGACGGCCACGGGCACCGTCTCCTTGCCGGATCCGCCCAGGTAGAGCAGCGGGGTGAAGAAGTCGTTCCAGATGAAGACGGCATTGAGGATGACGACCGTCCCGGTGACCGGGCGCAGCAGCGGGAAGACGACCCGGGTGAACGCCTGGCGGTGGTTGCAGCCGTCGATCAGTGCGGCGTGCGCGTAGTCCGGTGGGAGGGCGCGGATGAATCCGGTGTACAGGAAGACGGTGAACGGGAGTTGGATGCCGGTGTAGAAGAGCACCATGCCCTGGTACGTGCCGAGCAGTCCGAGGTCGTCGACCAGTTTGTAGAGCGGGATCATCCCCAGCTGGAATGGCAGCACGATGCCGAGCAGGAACAGGATGTACAGCCCGTAGCCCAGTCCGCGCGCCCGCCGCGCCAGGGTGTACGCGCCCGCGGAGCCCAGCACGATGAGCAGCAGCAGACTGCCCGCGGTGATGACGGTGCTGTTGACCAGGGCGGATCCCAGTGAGGCCGAGCTCCAGGCGTTGCCGAAGTTGTCCAGGGTGGGCGGCGAGGGCAGCCCGAGCGGGGAGGAGGCGATCTGCGGGGAGTCCTTGAGGGACAGGGTGATGAGCGCGTACACGGGGAAGAGGAAGACGACCGCGACGGCGATCATGACAAGTTCGAGCAGATAGCGGCCGTAGCGCGGCGAGAGACGGACTCGGCTCATGCGGTGATCTCCCGGGCGCGCAGATAGCGGAGTTGGACCAGGGACACCGCGGCGACGAACAGGGCGAGGACGAGGGCGACCGCCGTGCTGTAGCCGAACTTCCCGTAGACGAACGCCTCCTTGTAGAGGACGGTCGACAGCGTCTCGCTCGATGTGCCGGGGCCGCCGTTGGTCGCGGCGTAGACCTGGTCGAAGAGCTTGAGGCCCCCGATGGTCGACAGCATCAGATTGACGGTCAGCGCGGGAGCCAGCATCGGCCAGGTGAGATAGCGGAAGCGCTGCCAGGATCCGGCGCCGTCGATCCGGGCCGCCTCGTGGAGTTCCGCGGGGACGCCCTGCAGCCCGGCGAGGAAGACGACCATCGAGTAGCCGGCGTACTGCCAGATCACCATCGCCGCGACGGACCACAGGGCGAGGGAGGGGTTGCCGAGCCAGTCCTGGCGCAGACCGCCCAGGCCCAGGGCGCCGAGGACGCCGTTCAGTCCGGCGTGGGGGTCCGGGTTGTAGACGTACTTCCACAGGAAGGCCACCATCACCGGGCTGACGACCGCGGGCGCGAAGAAGATCACCCTGAGCAGTTGCCGGCTGCGGATGTTGGTGTGGACGCCGAGCGCGAGGAGCAGGCCGACGAGGTTCTGTACGACGACGATCGCGACGGTCAGCAGCAGGGTGTTGCCCACGGAGTCCAGGGCGCGGTGGTCGTCGAGCAGTGCCCGGAAGTTGTCGAGCCCCACGAAGGAGAAGCTGCCGATGCCGGTCCAGTCGGTGAAGGCGTACGCCACCCCGGCGATGCTCGGATAGAGGACGACGACGGCGTACACGACCAGCGCGGGGACGACGAACGCCCACGGCGGGACGGTGGTATCACGGTGGAGACGCTTCACGACTTCTTCCTGTAGGCCTCGTCCATCTGTCCCAGCGCGCCCTTCACATCGGTCTTGCCCGCGAGGAGGTCCTGCACTGCTGCGAAGTGGGCGGGCTGCACCTCGGCGTTGGGCCAGCGCTGGTCCATGAAGGGGACCGTGCGGTTGGCGTCGATGATCGGCAGGAAGTCCTTCAGTGCCGGGTCGATCTTCGTCGACGCGTCGCGTTTGAAGGGGATCGCGGAGACGGCCGTGCACCAGCGGTTGAGGTTCTCCTGCGTTCCCAGGAACTCGATGAACTCCTTGGCCTTCGCCGCATTCTTGGACCGCTTGGAGATGCCCAGGCCGACGACGATGCCCGCCGGGATCCACAGCTTCGCCGCGTCGTCGCCGCCGGGGAAGGGGAACATCCCCAGGTCGTCGGGTGTGGTGGTGGCCGCGCGGAAGGCGGACATCACGGCCGAGACCTGCACGGCCATGGCCGCCTTGCCGGAGGCGACCATCGACGTCTGCTGTTCGTACGTGGTGCCGTTGGGGTTGTCGTTGAAGAAGCCGCGGGTCTGCAGCTCCTTGTACTTCGTCATGGCGTCGGCCCAGCCCGAGTCGGCGAAGGTCGCCTTCCCCGCGGTCATGTCGTCGTCGAAGTGGGAGTTCTCGGCGTACACGGCGTTGGGCACCAGCGCGTAGGTGATCAGCTGGGTGACCCAGGGGGTCTGTGCGCCCAGCGCGATCGGCACGATGCCCTTGGCCTTCAACTTGGCGCAGACGGTGAGGAGTTCGTTCCAGGTGGTGGGCGGCTGCACCCCCGCCTTGGCAAAGGCCTTCTTGTTGTAGATGGCGCCGATGGTGCTGCTGCCCGCCGAGTAGAGGTACGTCTTGCCTTCGACGCGGTAGGCGGCGTCGAAGGTCGCGGGGATGCCCTTGGTCCATGTCTGTGCGCTGAGATCGGCCAGCAGCCCGGCCTTCTCCAGCTCGACCATGGACATGGAGCTGCCGCTGCCCGGATACACCACATGGATGTCGGGGGCGTTGCCGCCCGCGAGCTGGGTGCGCACCGCCGTCTGGACCTGCTCGACCGGTGCGAAGGAGGTGGCGAAGTCGGCGTCGCCGTGGCTCTTGCGGTACAGGGCGATGAGCTCTTCGAGCGGCTTCTGCTGGTCGGCGACGCCGACGACCCGCAGCTTCCCCGAGCTGCCGGACGAGCTCGAACAGGCCGCGAGTACGGGCGGGAGCGCCGCGAGCGCGGCCACCCCGCCGCCCAGGCGGAGGAAACCCCGGCGGCCGACCGTGCCAGGACGGGGCCTGCTGCGGGAACCCGTGGTCATGGTGTGTCCTCCTCGTGAGCTCCGGCGTACGGTGCGGCTGCCGGGGGATGGGTCGCGGTGAAGTGGTACGAGCCCGAGGCCACGCGGTAGTCGGCGTGGCCGGGTGCGGTGGCGACGAGCGCGATGTGACGGCTTTCCTGCGGCTCCGTACCCGATTCGCGTACGGAGGCGGGGTCCGTCGTGGGCACGGACACTTCGGCACTCGCTCCCGGCGGCACCTCGATGTACAGGTCCAGGGTGTCGCCGTGCCGCTCCCAGCGGACCGCGACCGTGCCGCGCACCGATTCGTGGCGGGCTCCGGCCCCGGCGAGGGGGCCGGGGCGCGGGCGGATGCTCAACTGCCGGTATCCGGTGGAGTGTTGGATCTGGTCGAGGCCGGCGACGCCGCGGTAGAGCCATTCGCCGATCGAGCCGAGCGCGTAGTGGTTGAAGGAGTTCATCGACGGCGCCCGGAACCCCGACTCGGGGGTCCAGCCGTCCCAGCGCTCCCAGATGGTGGTGGCGCCGTGGAGCAGCGGGAAGAGCCAGGAGGGCGGGTCGGTGCGCTGCAGCAGGCGGTGGGCGAGGCCGGCGTGGCCGTGGGCGTCCAGGACGGGTGCGGCGAGCGCGACCCCCAGGAAACCGGTCTGCAGGGCGCAGCCGGCCGCCTCGATCAGTTCGGTGAGCCGGTGTGCGACGGCCGCCTCGTGCTCCTCGGGCAGCAGACCGAACGCCAGAGCGAGGAGGCACCCGGTCTGGGTGTCGCCCGCGATCCGCACACCCGAGTCGTCGGCGGTGACGAAGCGGTCGACGAACGCGTCACGGATGGAGTCGGCCAACGTCCCGTACGAGAGCGAGAGTTCGTCCTCGCCGAGGACGCCCGCGGCCAGGGAGGTGAGGCGGGCGCTGTGGGCGAAGTAGGCGGTGGCGACGACGTCGCGCGGGGTCGGGGTGCCGGGGGCCAACCAGTCGGAGAAGTGCGGTCCGACCCGGTGCTGCCAGATCAGCGAAGGGTTGTGACGATGGATCAGATCGACCCAGGCGCGCATCGAGGGCAGCGCACGGGAGAGGAAGCGCGGATCGTCGTACGTGCGGTAGAGGTGCCAGGGCACGATGACCCCGGCGTCGCCCCAGCCGGGGGCGCCCTCGTCGGCGACTCCGGCGAGGCGCGGCGCGACATTGGTGAACCCGCCGTCGGGCGTGCGGGCGTCGTCGACGTCGCGCAGCCACTTGGTGAAGAACGCGGCGACATCGGCGTTGAGCGCGGCCGTGGGGAGGAAGACCTGGGCGTCGGCGAGCCAGCCGAGCCGCTCGTCGCGCTGCGGGCAGTCGGTGGGCACGCTGACGAAGTTGGAGCGCTGGCCCCAGGTGATGCACCGGTGGAGTCGGCGGATCCGGGCGTCGGAGCAGTCGAACTCGCCGGACCAGGGGGTGTCGCTGTGCAGCGCGACGGCGACGACGTCGTTCTCGTGCAGCTGCGGCAGGCCGCTGATCTCCGCGTACCGGAAACCGTGGCAGGTGAAGCGCGGCTCGAACACCGTGTCCTGGCGGCCGTCGCCGATCAGGGTGTCGGTCGCGGCCGCGGTCCGCAGATTGGCGGTGTACAGGCGCTGCTTCTCGTCCAGGGTCTCGCCGTGTCGTACGACGACGCGCGCGCCGTCGGCGAGGGGTCCGGTGCTCAGCCGTACGCGGCCGTTGAGGTTCTGGCCGAAGTCGACGATGTGGGTGTCGGGGGAGACCCGGGTGACCGAGCGCGGTCGCAGCGCGGCCGTGGCGCGCACCGGTTCGTCGACGGAGGCCACCAGGAGGTGGTGATCGGTCTTCTCCCCGACGAGGGCGGGTGCCCAGCCGCTGTCGTCGAAGGCGGGCAGATCCCAGCCGGGGGTGGTGCGGCGGAGGTCGTGGCACTCGCCCATGAGGAGATCCGCGTGGCGGATCTCGCCGGTGTGGCTGCGCCAGGAGCGGTCGGTGGCGATGACCTCGGTGGTGCCGTCGGCGCGGGTGAGGTGGAGTTCGGCGAGGAGTTCGGGGGCGGTGCCGTAGTGGGCGCCGGCGCGCCGCGGCTCGAAGCCGACGAAGCCGCTCCACCAGCCGTCGGCGAGGGTCGCGCCGAGCACGTTCTCCCCGTCGCGGACGAGGTCGGTGACGTCGTAAGTCTG
The sequence above is drawn from the Streptomyces sp. NBC_01465 genome and encodes:
- a CDS encoding FGGY-family carbohydrate kinase translates to MFIGLDMGTSVAKAVAFGEDGEALREKSTPISLAGQGSQVEQDVEEVVRAATGVLAEVADGRTPDLVAVTGQGDGLWLVDAQGWPVRPALSWMDGRAGDLVEGWMADGTAEEMYRRTGNVLFPGSPGPLLAWLDRNEPKSLDLASTAAACKDVVQLRLTGERATDLSDASVPFLDPRTRTYDQGALDALGVGHRAGLLPPISGSLPLGQTHGRVPGLAPGTPVTSGPYDLPACAIGAGVTEPGDGLLTVGTTLACQVVVEHVAFDEDPVGFHLALARPDRHMRALPAMTGTVALEWALDMTGTSHDQLAGILAESPRGARGVAALPYLSPSGERVPFVDPAARAEFTGIDLRASRADLVRAMCEAVAFAARHCLDAAGLTGALAVCGGGTRSLAWLRLFADVLGRPLRVARGPEPGARGAVLAGIAAHGKALGHELDAAAWTAPDAVVDPDPEGVTFYEQAYADYEFRVASARARWHGTRHSG
- a CDS encoding glycosyl hydrolase yields the protein MEGIPQSIATVLALPPRAFSPTAIWWWSGERLDRARLRDQLQRFVQGGVFNLVLLNLAPSGPLFGSDADDPPFMSDAWWVLLDGVCEDAEELGVSLWFYDQLGFSGADLQARLVDDSPAFAGRRLERVRTVVEDGGALRCPAEGQALAGHAEPVDAKDRRRGPSVQVAVEGGEIRAPGPGRWRLTLHHHTALGFDYLGRAACAALLDQVHGAFERRLGHRLGTVVVGSFQDELPSLPTWSAGFAEAFAARRGYELTPHLDALYADSTRPDTARIRHDYHLTRAELAEEAFFQPLAAWHEGHGLTVGCDQQDPARAGHPVAGVQLYADYARTHRWFSAPGSDHHGDARIHSSLAHLYGRPRTWIEAFHSTGWGGTLEETYDWLLPWLRAGATLYNPHAVYYTTKGGWWEWAPPGTDWRQPYWAHHRVFADAVTRLCAVLSLGSHVCDIAVLLPTATAQAGTALDGVSGDAERAQDTYLDLVGDMTWFRTRPGVLDRAGLDADVVDDASLVRARVDSTGGEVRLRVADEAYAAVVLPACTVLEQDTARRLVEFAAAGGHVVAVGELPRTVLGAEGALVLGELRACFDDGRAVFVRTADDLAEALDRTPPVVSASVPALVRRVEGATVVFLTAASPRATQASVAAPDARGAALGWLDARYDFDPGRYARTARLEVRGTRGSAVLLDPFGGPPRVLPVRDGAVEVPFDAGPAALVVFPVQPLPEAHEVASATELAAEIAADAAWEMALVPTLDNTWGDFARPVTGPPGSAAVLERHAFRDGEKAPVHATFGPRAVLVDRAGEVRSVLEWSDSRGIHKDPVHRAVLGPKGHVPEEFLHIGPTAAGAVARVRTELLVADPFDGALMVGAGAAKTVRLDGVVVDLDDGGHLALGAVRLEAGRHLLELDLVPDQDIDLRGHVALVRDAERCRRPEWIVGDRVGTAVALTALPARAVVQVASFGPCVLRVNGEVVGRQGGFDPYADHAVPRVRRHEVAGALRIGDNAISVETGDPRGVLVDAVFHGPDGGRLGALHSDGHWRDGAGARVAVRREPAGDPAALHLWRRPHPLPGAAWLDPEAVDGTVVPVVFAAPGTRPSGQWMECQLPPGTGQLSVRTHGDTAVFVEGRQRAATTVPGPGGVSTVTVDLSGDGPTGPRSAALRIAARPGREGGAALAGPLRCTVGAGRIRTGDWEDQGLAGYSGGVRYSRVVEVARGQRCVRLALGRVRGTAEVRVGGVAAGVRVCSPYDFDVSGLFRPGPNLVEITVYGTLAPHLDDTSPTHFVFPGQRVTGLMGPVRLYAAPE
- a CDS encoding carbohydrate ABC transporter permease, translated to MSRVRLSPRYGRYLLELVMIAVAVVFLFPVYALITLSLKDSPQIASSPLGLPSPPTLDNFGNAWSSASLGSALVNSTVITAGSLLLLIVLGSAGAYTLARRARGLGYGLYILFLLGIVLPFQLGMIPLYKLVDDLGLLGTYQGMVLFYTGIQLPFTVFLYTGFIRALPPDYAHAALIDGCNHRQAFTRVVFPLLRPVTGTVVILNAVFIWNDFFTPLLYLGGSGKETVPVAVFSFVGQYVSDYGLVFAGLALAALPMLVIFLLLQRYVIKGFAGGLKG
- a CDS encoding carbohydrate ABC transporter permease, which produces MKRLHRDTTVPPWAFVVPALVVYAVVVLYPSIAGVAYAFTDWTGIGSFSFVGLDNFRALLDDHRALDSVGNTLLLTVAIVVVQNLVGLLLALGVHTNIRSRQLLRVIFFAPAVVSPVMVAFLWKYVYNPDPHAGLNGVLGALGLGGLRQDWLGNPSLALWSVAAMVIWQYAGYSMVVFLAGLQGVPAELHEAARIDGAGSWQRFRYLTWPMLAPALTVNLMLSTIGGLKLFDQVYAATNGGPGTSSETLSTVLYKEAFVYGKFGYSTAVALVLALFVAAVSLVQLRYLRAREITA
- a CDS encoding ABC transporter substrate-binding protein, coding for MTTGSRSRPRPGTVGRRGFLRLGGGVAALAALPPVLAACSSSSGSSGKLRVVGVADQQKPLEELIALYRKSHGDADFATSFAPVEQVQTAVRTQLAGGNAPDIHVVYPGSGSSMSMVELEKAGLLADLSAQTWTKGIPATFDAAYRVEGKTYLYSAGSSTIGAIYNKKAFAKAGVQPPTTWNELLTVCAKLKAKGIVPIALGAQTPWVTQLITYALVPNAVYAENSHFDDDMTAGKATFADSGWADAMTKYKELQTRGFFNDNPNGTTYEQQTSMVASGKAAMAVQVSAVMSAFRAATTTPDDLGMFPFPGGDDAAKLWIPAGIVVGLGISKRSKNAAKAKEFIEFLGTQENLNRWCTAVSAIPFKRDASTKIDPALKDFLPIIDANRTVPFMDQRWPNAEVQPAHFAAVQDLLAGKTDVKGALGQMDEAYRKKS
- a CDS encoding family 78 glycoside hydrolase catalytic domain translates to MLVSGPSAADAGVLAPYALRCDHRSTPLGIDEPAPLLSWRLASGHRGDDPVAHRVRVALRPEDLDDGGSPLWDTGRVEDPEAVGVLCEGLRIAPRTRYFWQVQVWSGLAEAPTGARSWFETAFTDRSAWRAAWIAHDPRSMEVVDAPTEGVRALDSHGLAPCPRLRRAFTGGAVSRARLYVSARGLYEMRLNGERVGDAELAPGWTDYNHRVQYQTYDVTDLVRDGENVLGATLADGWWSGFVGFEPRRAGAHYGTAPELLAELHLTRADGTTEVIATDRSWRSHTGEIRHADLLMGECHDLRRTTPGWDLPAFDDSGWAPALVGEKTDHHLLVASVDEPVRATAALRPRSVTRVSPDTHIVDFGQNLNGRVRLSTGPLADGARVVVRHGETLDEKQRLYTANLRTAAATDTLIGDGRQDTVFEPRFTCHGFRYAEISGLPQLHENDVVAVALHSDTPWSGEFDCSDARIRRLHRCITWGQRSNFVSVPTDCPQRDERLGWLADAQVFLPTAALNADVAAFFTKWLRDVDDARTPDGGFTNVAPRLAGVADEGAPGWGDAGVIVPWHLYRTYDDPRFLSRALPSMRAWVDLIHRHNPSLIWQHRVGPHFSDWLAPGTPTPRDVVATAYFAHSARLTSLAAGVLGEDELSLSYGTLADSIRDAFVDRFVTADDSGVRIAGDTQTGCLLALAFGLLPEEHEAAVAHRLTELIEAAGCALQTGFLGVALAAPVLDAHGHAGLAHRLLQRTDPPSWLFPLLHGATTIWERWDGWTPESGFRAPSMNSFNHYALGSIGEWLYRGVAGLDQIQHSTGYRQLSIRPRPGPLAGAGARHESVRGTVAVRWERHGDTLDLYIEVPPGASAEVSVPTTDPASVRESGTEPQESRHIALVATAPGHADYRVASGSYHFTATHPPAAAPYAGAHEEDTP